One stretch of Excalfactoria chinensis isolate bCotChi1 chromosome 31, bCotChi1.hap2, whole genome shotgun sequence DNA includes these proteins:
- the MEX3A gene encoding RNA-binding protein MEX3A, translated as MPSLLVPGIMERNGGFGDLGCFGGSGKDRALLEDDRALQLALDQLCLLGLGEPSSSSSSSAAVLVEDSNNNNNNPPPPPPPQQPPPPNPPPPPQPQPPPPPPPPPAPKGPSAAGGGAAEPKLCALYKEAELRLKSSSNTTECVPVPSSEHVAEIVGRQGCKIKALRAKTNTYIKTPVRGEEPVFMVTGRREDVAMARREIISAAEHFSMIRASRNKAGTTFGSAPTLPGQVTIRVRVPYRVVGLVVGPKGATIKRIQQQTNTYIITPSRDRDPVFEITGAPGNVERAREEIETHIAVRTGKILEYNNENDFLSSSPDSSMENRYSEAWRVHTPAPGCKPLSTFRQNSLGCIGDCSVDPVYETPRLNDQNDFNYGYLFPNYGVNKQDLYYGVPESGAPMWAGQENTNPVSVLFSKQQRSSSTGAIHPNSHRSPSSSIQEPNLSALPRRSQGEPLQGFSKLGSTAAARTSVSSSRECMVCFESEVTAALVPCGHNLFCMECAVRICERTDPECPVCHAAATQAIRIFS; from the exons ATGCCGAGCCTGCTCGTCCCAGGGATAATGGAAAGGAACGGCGGCTTCGGCGATTTAGGCTGTTTCGGTGGGAGCGGCAAAGACAGAGCGCTGCTGGAGGATGACCGGGCGCTGCAGCTCGCCCTGgaccagctctgcctgctggggcTCGGagagccttcctcctcctcctcctcctccgccgcgGTGCTGGTGGAggacagcaacaacaacaacaataaccctccgccgcctcctccgccgcagcagccgccgccgccgaacccaccgccgccgccgcagccgcagccgccgccgccgcctccgcctCCCCCGGCCCCGAAGGGTCCGTCGGCCGCGGGCGGAGGGGCGGCGGAGCCCAAGTTGTGCGCGCTGTACAAAGAGGCCGAGCTGCGGCTGAAGAGCAGCTCCAACACCACGGAGTGCGTGCCCGTGCCCAGCTCCGAGCACGTGGCCGAGATCGTGGGGCGCCAAG GCTGCAAGATCAAAGCTCTGCGGGCCAAGACCAACACGTACATCAAGACGCCGGTGCGGGGCGAGGAGCCGGTCTTCATGGTGACGGGGCGGCGTGAGGACGTGGCCATGGCGCGGCGGGAGATCATCTCGGCGGCTGAGCACTTCTCCATGATCCGTGCATCGCGCAACAAGGCCGGCACCACGTTCGGCAGCGCACCCACCTTGCCAGGCCAGGTCACCATCCGGGTGCGTGTCCCCTACCGCGTGGTGGGGTTGGTGGTGGGCCCGAAAGGAGCCACCATCAAAAGGATCCAACAGCAAACCAACACCTACATCATCACGCCCAGTCGGGACCGAGATCCTGTCTTCGAGATCACCGGCGCGCCGGGCAACGTGGAACGTGCGCGGGAGGAGATCGAGACCCACATCGCGGTGAGGACGGGGAAGATCTTGGAGTACAACAATGAAAACGATTTCCTGTCCAGCAGCCCCGACTCCAGCATGGAGAACCGCTACTCGGAGGCCTGGCGGGTGCACACGCCGGCACCGGGCTGCAAGCCGCTCTCCACCTTCCGGCAGAACAGCCTGGGCTGCATCGGGGACTGCTCGGTGGACCCAGTCTATGAGACGCCGCGGCTGAACGACCAAAACGACTTCAATTACGGTTACCTCTTCCCCAACTATGGCGTCAACAAGCAAGATCTGTACTACGGGGTGCCAGAGTCTGGCGCTCCGATGTGGGCCGGGCAGGAGAACACCAACCCGGTCTCGGTGCTCTTCTCGAAGCAGCAGCGCTCCAGCAGCACCGGTGCCATCCACCCCAATTCGCACCGCTCGCCGTCCTCTTCCATCCAGGAGCCCAACCTCTCCGCCCTGCCCCGGCGATCACAGGGGGAGCCGCTCCAGGGCTTCTCCAAACTGGGGAGCACTGCCGCTGCCCGGACGTCTGTCTCCAGCAGCCGTGAGTGCATGGTGTGCTTCGAGAGCGAAGTGACGGCGGCGCTGGTGCCTTGCGGCCACAACCTCTTCTGCATGGAGTGCGCCGTGAGGATCTGCGAGAGGACTGACCCGGAGTGCCCGGTGTGCCACGCTGCAGCCACTCAGGCCATTAGAATATTTTCCTAA
- the LOC140263438 gene encoding ras-related protein Rab-11A-like, which translates to MAAEERGLRTHGSSLGRSGVEIPTAPSATATPCRMRGKDEEYDFLFKVVLIGDSGVGKSNLLSRFTRNEFNLESKSTIGVEFATRSIQVDNKTVKAQIWDTAGQERYRAITSAYYRGAVGALLVYDIAKYLTYENAERWLTELQDHADANIVIMLVGNKSDLRHLRAVPTDEARSFAEKNGLSFLETSALDSTNVEMAFHNILSEIYRSAAQRQIAAQPEAQFGPSSAVEPIRVLPTQDGRQAQCCQSI; encoded by the exons ATGGCTGCGGAGGAGAGAGGGCTGCGGACCCATGGGAGCTCCCTGGGGCGGAGCGGGGTGGAAATCCCAACTGCTCCCAGTGCAACCGCGACACCGTGCAGGATGAGGGGCAAGGATGAGGAGTACGACTTCCTCTTCAAGG TGGTGCTCATCGGGGACTCCGGCGTGGGGAAGAGCAACCTGCTGTCCCGCTTCACCCGCAACGAGTTCAACCTGGAGAGCAAGAGCACCATCGGGGTGGAGTTTGCCACCCGGAGCATCCAGGTGGACAACAAGACTGTGAAGGCGCAGATCTGGGACACGGCCGGGCAGGAGCGGTACCGCGCCATCACCTCCGC ATACTACCGCGGGGCAGTGGGAGCGCTGCTGGTCTACGACATCGCCAAGTATCTGACGTATGAGAACGCCGAGCGCTGGCTGACGGAGCTGCAGGACCACGCCGACGCCAACATCGTCATCATGCTGGTGGGCAACAAGAGCGACCTGCGGCACCTGCGTGCCGTGCCCACCGACGAGGCCCGGAGCTTCGCAG AGAAGAACGGGCTCTCCTTCCTCGAGACGTCGGCTCTGGACTCCACCAACGTGGAGATGGCATTCCACAACATCCTCTCTG AGATCTATCGCAGCGCGGCACAGCGGCAGATCGCGGCGCAGCCCGAGGCGCAGTTCGGCCCCAGCAGCGCCGTGGAGCCCATCCGGGTGCTGCCCACGCAGGACGGCCGCCAGGCGCAGTGCTGTCAGAGCATCTGA
- the RAB25 gene encoding ras-related protein Rab-25 — protein sequence MSSTEDDYNFVFKVVLIGESGVGKTNLLSRFTRNEFNHDSRTTIGVEFSTRTVLVGNAVVKAQIWDTAGLERYRAITSAYYRGAVGALVVFDITKHQTYDVVERWLKELYDHAEASIVVMLVGNKSDLAQAREVPTEEAKMFAENNGLLFIETSALDSTNVEQAFETVLKEISSKVQQQKQRSSQSSTVSLGSENPDSAATTQAEKRPCCVAI from the exons ATGAGCAGCACCGAGGACGACTACAACTTTGTCTTCAAAG TGGTTCTGATTGGGGAGTCCGGCGTGGGCAAAACCAACCTGCTGTCCCGCTTCACCCGCAATGAGTTCAACCACGACAGCCGCACCACCATCGGCGTGGAGTTCTCCACCCGCACTGTCCTGGTGGGGAACGCTGTGGTGAAGGCACAGATCTGGGACACAGCTGGGCTGGAGCGGTACCGAGCCATCACCTCTGC GTACTAccgtggggctgtgggtgctctgGTCGTCTTTGACATCACCAAGCACCAGACGTACGACGTGGTGGAGCGCTGGCTGAAGGAGCTCTATGACCACGCCGAGGCCAGCATCGTGGTCATGCTGGTGGGCAACAAGAGTGACCTGGCACAGGCACGGGAGGTGCCCACGGAGGAGGCAAAGATGTTTGCAG AGAACAACGGGCTGCTCTTCATTGAGACGTCGGCGCTGGACTCCACCAACGTCGAGCAGGCATTTGAGACCGTCCTGAAGG AGATCTCCAGCaaagtgcagcagcagaagcagaggagcagccaAAGCAGCACGGTGTCACTCGGCAGTGAGAACCCAGACAGCGCGGCCACAACGCAGGCGGAGAAGCGCCCGTGCTGCGTGGCCATCTGA